One window of the Eschrichtius robustus isolate mEscRob2 chromosome 13, mEscRob2.pri, whole genome shotgun sequence genome contains the following:
- the CCDC65 gene encoding dynein regulatory complex subunit 2 codes for MSKKGKKAKMPLSDEEQLLLFQQKLLAEEEMAKKKERLLNQFLKDKLAKEEHNSALNLNKINTQWRTVLREVKTRELHKDIEILSQTFERVVDCKDSVIKSLAKDLSEAEEQYAHALRSHLHNIDRLLALQRCRLSLLEESYNVELEALTKEFETERKTIIDQHEKEIHYLQDVFMAMEQNCIDSEYESKLEFQSMWDDLKNKNLEEKHFLRLQLEHKVEDLWRRFQDALKNYTDATEDRKIAFETLKVKDEKSSKEIEAQMKKIQRLQDSIIILKGKIMVHGRESEEQNQNIRDDKELVLVQLRKLKAQRTQARGISQENLVKLTLESNATLKALRKIVDKGEKILKLAEICRKFETEEEKVLPFYSSVLTPEEQEEIEKIDPEEFNEELGKVIMDYIGMENFWKRYNKVKLERLSLQHRRAQLLEINEKLREMLKQYLDGISVSDEVLSQLNPLFIVNHRSNLPQPPSTPTAQPGDKKPPTTYNIIEAAHVISHIL; via the exons ATGtctaagaaagggaaaaaggccAAGATGCCCCTGTCCGATGAGGAGCAGCTGCTTCTGTTTCAGCAGAAGTTGCTGGCAGAGGAGGAGATGGCCAAGAAGAAAGAGAGGCTCCTGAACCAGTTCTTGAAG GACAAGCTGGCCAAGGAGGAGCACAACAGTGCTCTGAACCTTAATAAGATTAACACACAGTGGAGGACGGTCCTTCGGGAAGTCAAGACCAGAGAGCTTCATAAGGACATTGAGATCCTCAGCCAAACATTTGAACGAGTGGTGGACTGCAAGGACAGTGTCATCAAG TCGTTAGCGAAGGACCTGTCAGAAGCTGAGGAGCAGTACGCCCACGCGCTGCGCAGCCACTTGCACAACATCGACCGGCTCTTGGCCCTGCAGAGATGCCGGCTCAGCCTCCTAGAGGAAAGTTACAATGTAGAGCTGGAGGCCCTAACCAAGGAGTTTGAGACAGAAAG GAAGACAATTATTGACCAACATGAAAAAGAGATTCACTACCTACAAGATGTCTTCATGGCCATGGAGCAGAACTGCATAGATTCTGAGTACGAAAGCAAGCTGGAGTTCCAGAGCATGTGGGACGATCTCAAAAACAAG AATTTAGAAGAGAAGCACTTTCTAAGACTGCAACTGGAGCATAAAGTAGAAGATCTGTGGAGAAGGTTCCAGGATGCACTCAAGAATTACACTGATGCCACAGAGGATCGAAAGATCGCCTTTGAGACTCTAAAGGTAAAGGACGAGAAGAGCTCCAAAGAGATTGAAgcacagatgaaaaaaatacagagacTACAG GattccataattattttaaaaggcaagaTCATGGTGCACGGCCGCGAGAGTGAAGAACAGAACCAGAACATTCGTGATGACAAAGAGTTGGTCCTTGTACAACTGCGAAAACTTAAGGCCCAAAGGACTCAGGCCCGGGGAATATCACAGGAGAACTTAGTCAAACTCACCCTGGAAAGTAATGCCACCCTCAAGGCCCTGAGGAAGATTGTCGACAAG GGTGAAAAGATCCTTAAACTTGCTGAAATATGTAGGAAATTtgaaacagaggaagaaaaagtgcTGCCTTTTTATTCGTCGGTATTGACTCCCGAGGAGCAGGAGGAGATAGAGAAAATTGACCCAGAGGAGTTTAATGAGGAGCTTGGAAAG GTGATAATGGACTACATAGGGATGGAGAATTTCTGGAAAAGGTACAACAAAGTGAAACTGGAGCGACTGAGCCTTCAACACAGACGTGCCCAGTTGTTAGAAATCAATGAGAAGCTGCGGGAGATGCTCAAGCAGTACTTGGATGGCATCTCAGTGAGTGATGAAGTGCTGAGCCAGCTCAACCCACTCTTTATCGTCAATCATCGCAGCAACTTACCCCAGCCCCCATCCACGCCTACAGCCCAGCCAGGTGACAAAAAACCTCCAACCACTTACAACATCATTGAAGCAGCCCATGTGATCTCCCACATCCTGTGA